From Chryseobacterium salivictor, a single genomic window includes:
- a CDS encoding chondroitinase-B domain-containing protein, which yields MKNSIRILSLVILLFTSNLMVFATPVNSAKDIKVKNIVELNKAVKNSTAGDQIILANGIWKDVQIRFYGTGTKENPIVLRGETPGKVFIEGASDLKFGGNYLTVRDLHFRNGYTPSSSVVSFKIDNNTIANNCKFTQCVIEEFTQPDRDVSDHWIEFWGRHNELSDSYITGKSNFGPTLRVFLDGNENIYNYHQIVNNYFGPRPRKGGPHGETIQVGDSETSMAPSHTNVYNNLFDQCNGEVEVISNKSNFNEYRNNVFLESEGSLVIRHGNYNVVDGNIFIGNDKSNQIGGIRVVNTGHWITNNYFYKIRGEAFRSAISIMNGIPKSSLNRYNQVTDVVVAHNSFIDCESPWQLSVGSNVSQSAVLPKSEIRSARPERVLFANNLIYNELPDTHPIVNYDKVDGVTFKNNFINNVNNSEVKPAGLITTNFGVTKVSDGLFTLKENNREVYHGFDFENITKDLFGNGRTETNNSIGAIVNPIKGNPLLVDRSKYGTNWYEVNQPKAPANKIAVSTAAELVRQLAKANSGDVILLKSGTYHLKSSLPVNKQITIASINSKNKAKLVFSSEKTAFEMQPKGHLILKNIVLTGNKAQNAFTTLDQLMSKAYDISIENSEISNFKSVLEVSKGSFADNISLLNSKISNCENGFMLNKEKNDGGDYNAEFVTFTNSKFDHIGGVILDYYRGGYDESTIGGNIKMEGNTIINSGKAQPENILIKNRGIVNVSITNNVFKNNPVKTIAVLWGEKGQTPGKNTIEDSGEFKVVQNLEMKLMY from the coding sequence GTGAAAAATAGTATTCGTATTTTAAGTTTAGTGATTTTGCTGTTTACATCCAACCTCATGGTATTCGCCACTCCTGTTAATAGTGCAAAAGATATTAAAGTAAAAAATATAGTTGAACTTAACAAGGCCGTCAAAAATTCGACTGCAGGTGACCAGATCATCCTGGCAAATGGTATTTGGAAGGATGTCCAGATTAGATTTTACGGCACAGGCACCAAAGAAAATCCGATCGTTTTAAGAGGTGAAACTCCAGGAAAAGTTTTTATAGAAGGAGCTTCTGATTTAAAATTTGGGGGAAATTATTTAACCGTACGGGATTTACATTTTAGAAACGGATACACGCCTTCCAGTTCAGTGGTATCCTTTAAAATTGATAATAATACGATTGCCAATAACTGCAAGTTTACCCAATGCGTGATCGAGGAATTTACGCAGCCCGACAGAGATGTAAGCGATCACTGGATTGAATTTTGGGGACGGCACAACGAATTGAGCGACTCTTACATCACTGGAAAGTCTAACTTCGGACCTACGCTCCGCGTTTTCCTGGATGGTAACGAAAATATTTACAATTATCACCAAATCGTAAACAATTACTTTGGGCCCAGACCCCGAAAAGGTGGACCCCATGGAGAAACGATCCAGGTCGGAGACAGTGAAACTTCGATGGCGCCTTCCCATACCAATGTTTACAACAATTTATTTGATCAGTGTAATGGCGAAGTAGAGGTCATTTCAAATAAATCCAATTTTAATGAATACCGAAATAATGTATTTTTAGAGTCAGAAGGTTCCTTGGTGATCAGACACGGAAATTATAATGTAGTCGACGGCAATATTTTTATCGGAAACGACAAATCAAACCAAATAGGCGGAATCCGGGTTGTTAACACGGGCCATTGGATCACCAACAACTATTTTTATAAAATAAGAGGTGAGGCCTTCCGCAGCGCCATTTCCATAATGAACGGAATTCCTAAGTCATCTTTAAACAGATACAACCAGGTAACTGATGTTGTAGTTGCACATAATTCTTTTATAGACTGTGAATCGCCATGGCAATTGAGCGTAGGTTCAAATGTAAGTCAAAGTGCAGTTTTACCTAAATCTGAAATCCGTTCCGCCCGCCCTGAACGAGTGCTTTTCGCCAATAATTTAATTTACAATGAATTACCGGACACCCATCCTATTGTAAATTATGACAAAGTAGATGGCGTAACATTTAAGAACAATTTTATCAATAATGTAAACAACAGCGAAGTAAAACCTGCAGGCTTAATTACCACTAATTTTGGAGTCACCAAGGTATCGGACGGCCTGTTTACTTTAAAAGAAAATAACAGGGAGGTCTACCATGGTTTTGATTTTGAAAATATTACCAAAGATCTTTTTGGAAACGGCAGAACTGAAACTAACAACAGCATAGGTGCAATCGTGAATCCCATTAAAGGCAATCCTCTATTGGTTGACAGAAGTAAATACGGAACAAATTGGTATGAAGTTAACCAACCAAAAGCGCCTGCTAACAAAATTGCGGTTTCCACGGCCGCTGAATTGGTTAGACAATTAGCAAAGGCCAATTCGGGTGATGTAATTTTGCTAAAAAGCGGCACCTATCACTTAAAGTCCTCTTTGCCTGTCAACAAACAAATCACCATTGCTTCCATTAACAGTAAAAACAAAGCAAAACTTGTCTTTTCTTCAGAGAAAACGGCTTTTGAAATGCAGCCAAAAGGCCATTTAATTCTTAAAAATATTGTTCTTACAGGCAACAAAGCCCAGAATGCATTTACCACTTTGGATCAATTAATGAGCAAAGCCTATGATATTTCCATTGAAAATTCTGAAATATCCAACTTCAAAAGCGTGCTGGAAGTTTCTAAGGGTTCCTTTGCCGACAATATATCGCTTCTAAATTCCAAAATCAGCAATTGTGAGAACGGTTTTATGCTCAACAAAGAAAAAAATGACGGCGGTGATTATAATGCAGAGTTTGTGACTTTCACCAACTCAAAATTTGATCATATTGGCGGCGTTATCCTGGATTATTACCGCGGTGGCTATGACGAATCCACTATTGGAGGAAATATAAAAATGGAAGGGAATACCATCATCAACTCCGGAAAAGCACAGCCGGAAAATATCCTTATTAAAAACCGAGGCATCGTAAATGTATCAATCACCAATAATGTTTTTAAAAATAATCCGGTGAAAACCATCGCGGTTTTATGGGGTGAAAAAGGACAGACACCGGGAAAAAATACCATTGAAGATTCAGGTGAATTTAAAGTTGTTCAGAACTTAGAGATGAAACTGATGTATTGA
- a CDS encoding SDR family NAD(P)-dependent oxidoreductase, translating into MTDLKGKVAVVTGATGGIGFAVCKRLGKDGYTVILNGIKKEGGADQVAELLADGITAEYYGFDVTNEEEVNANIKMIGEKYGKIDVIVNNAGGLGGRQRFEEMTTEFYRSVMALNLDSTFFVSRAAIPFLKKAENASIINYTSNATWNGGGPGAGVYATSKAGVQAITRAMAKDLAEYGIRVNAVSPGTIDTPFHAQIKETKPEVFASWKNSIMLGRLGEPEEVAAVVSFLAGKDASFLTAETIQIGGGQALGI; encoded by the coding sequence ATGACTGATTTAAAGGGAAAAGTAGCTGTAGTAACAGGCGCAACAGGAGGAATTGGTTTTGCGGTCTGCAAAAGATTAGGCAAGGACGGTTATACTGTAATTTTAAATGGTATCAAAAAAGAAGGTGGTGCTGACCAAGTAGCAGAACTTTTGGCAGATGGGATCACAGCGGAGTATTATGGCTTTGATGTTACCAACGAAGAGGAAGTAAACGCCAATATCAAAATGATCGGTGAAAAATACGGTAAAATCGACGTTATCGTAAACAATGCAGGCGGTTTAGGCGGCAGACAAAGGTTTGAGGAAATGACGACGGAATTTTACAGATCAGTAATGGCGTTAAATCTTGATTCTACCTTTTTTGTATCAAGAGCGGCGATCCCTTTTCTGAAAAAAGCGGAAAACGCTTCAATAATCAACTATACTTCCAACGCCACCTGGAATGGCGGAGGCCCGGGAGCTGGGGTATATGCCACTTCTAAAGCTGGGGTACAGGCGATTACAAGAGCAATGGCTAAAGACTTAGCTGAGTATGGAATTAGAGTAAACGCGGTTTCTCCGGGAACTATTGATACGCCTTTTCATGCTCAGATAAAAGAAACTAAACCTGAAGTGTTCGCTAGCTGGAAAAACAGTATCATGCTTGGAAGATTGGGAGAACCTGAAGAAGTTGCGGCAGTAGTGTCGTTCTTAGCAGGTAAAGATGCTTCCTTTTTAACGGCTGAAACAATCCAGATTGGTGGTGGTCAGGCGTTAGGAATTTAA
- a CDS encoding T9SS type A sorting domain-containing protein: MRKKLFFLAACVLTVANANAQTTLFADNFDTAGLPNPPVSPSQYQAFSGAPGTTSTVSSAGHTYTGVNTSLWYLASGNGTSGLNAIYNATSTSYTTNLSIQGTSSTTAGQANKATATVAVPVPFSPKLSENTDVLTWSFAMRVNKNGQLTTLPSAFKPAGALAGGVILATDLPAGGNINTSGNGYAVILSGDSGTLNAITLGSFAGGLYDTATSTSHFTPLLQVESIAFSNSSSVIVSYTPSTNTWSMKVRQDGSASLQDPQETTENTYTTSTPASIVDNSQTGIANANMMLYFNYSGTNGIYMDNLKVTSGAVLATDAAKSKISFSIAPNPAKNYFNIENNGKKINSVVIYSLDGKAVKSLINPQSKQVDVSALPKGTYLVKVNSENSESTKKLMVN, encoded by the coding sequence ATGAGAAAAAAACTATTCTTTTTAGCAGCATGCGTGCTTACCGTCGCAAATGCAAATGCACAGACAACATTATTTGCAGACAACTTTGATACGGCAGGTTTACCAAATCCACCGGTATCTCCAAGCCAGTACCAGGCTTTTTCGGGGGCACCCGGAACAACGTCCACCGTATCATCTGCAGGTCATACGTACACCGGTGTTAATACTTCCCTATGGTATCTGGCTTCCGGAAATGGAACGTCCGGTCTTAATGCGATCTACAATGCCACTTCTACTTCGTACACTACCAATTTAAGTATTCAGGGTACAAGTTCTACAACGGCTGGCCAGGCAAACAAAGCGACTGCTACGGTGGCTGTACCAGTACCTTTTTCACCAAAATTAAGTGAAAATACCGATGTTTTAACCTGGTCTTTCGCAATGCGTGTTAATAAAAATGGGCAACTCACCACATTACCTTCTGCCTTTAAACCAGCTGGTGCACTTGCAGGCGGCGTTATTCTTGCTACCGATTTACCCGCGGGAGGAAACATCAACACCTCAGGTAATGGCTACGCAGTTATTCTTTCTGGGGATAGTGGCACTTTAAACGCAATTACTTTAGGATCGTTTGCCGGAGGATTATATGATACCGCCACTTCTACTTCCCATTTTACCCCTTTATTACAAGTGGAAAGCATAGCGTTCTCCAACAGCAGTTCAGTAATTGTGTCCTATACTCCCTCTACAAATACCTGGTCGATGAAGGTAAGACAGGATGGTAGCGCCTCTTTACAGGATCCGCAGGAAACTACTGAAAACACTTACACAACTTCTACTCCTGCAAGTATTGTTGATAATTCCCAAACAGGAATAGCCAATGCGAATATGATGCTGTATTTTAATTATAGCGGAACAAACGGTATTTATATGGATAATCTGAAAGTGACGTCGGGCGCTGTGCTTGCAACAGATGCTGCCAAATCCAAAATCAGCTTCTCGATCGCTCCAAATCCTGCAAAAAATTATTTTAATATAGAAAATAATGGTAAAAAAATTAATTCAGTTGTAATTTATTCTTTGGATGGTAAAGCGGTGAAGAGTCTCATTAATCCACAGTCAAAGCAGGTAGATGTTTCAGCCTTACCTAAAGGAACTTATCTGGTAAAAGTGAACAGCGAAAATTCAGAGTCAACAAAGAAGTTAATGGTCAATTAA
- a CDS encoding polysaccharide lyase family 7 protein has translation MKSVIFIAVAFITLGSCSRTGNTISDEIIDPVVANGFADISLSNWKVTLPVDENSDGSPDEYAAAQIQNGGYRNIPAIKPFMYDDTGDQSLVFYAYPSTSTSNSDYSRTELREMMNPTNTKTNWTLSKGGTMQGKLKVVSTTPDTSSSGNSFHRVIVMQIHGIISQADMAKYGFSSNAAPPLLKMFWIDGHLKAYKKTLVNNSTTGIDLYSSSSTIWTDISYDFGKVGYDPFEIKIVASTGKLEVTVNGNNTHVFQDTSLEKWPFENYFKAGNYLITTDPAAKSTVKYYKLNVTH, from the coding sequence ATGAAATCCGTAATTTTTATCGCCGTGGCTTTTATTACTTTAGGCAGTTGCTCCCGGACTGGAAATACTATTTCCGATGAAATCATCGATCCAGTCGTGGCAAACGGTTTTGCAGACATATCGCTTAGCAACTGGAAAGTTACTTTACCTGTTGACGAAAACAGCGATGGCAGTCCCGACGAATACGCAGCTGCACAAATACAGAATGGCGGCTACAGAAACATACCGGCAATTAAGCCATTTATGTACGATGATACCGGTGATCAGTCCTTAGTCTTTTACGCTTATCCGTCCACCTCCACCAGCAACAGCGATTATTCCAGAACGGAATTACGGGAAATGATGAATCCCACCAATACTAAAACAAACTGGACATTAAGTAAAGGAGGAACCATGCAGGGGAAATTGAAAGTCGTTTCCACCACGCCCGATACTTCCAGTTCGGGGAACAGTTTTCATAGGGTAATCGTCATGCAGATTCACGGAATTATTTCACAGGCTGATATGGCCAAATATGGTTTCTCTTCGAATGCCGCACCACCTTTATTAAAGATGTTCTGGATTGATGGTCATTTAAAAGCCTATAAAAAAACACTTGTTAACAACAGTACCACGGGAATTGACCTATACAGCAGTTCCAGCACAATATGGACAGATATTTCTTATGATTTCGGAAAAGTAGGATATGATCCTTTCGAAATAAAAATTGTAGCCTCCACAGGAAAATTAGAGGTCACCGTAAATGGGAATAACACGCATGTTTTCCAGGATACCAGTCTTGAAAAATGGCCCTTTGAAAACTATTTTAAGGCGGGGAATTATTTAATCACCACCGATCCTGCAGCAAAGTCCACCGTAAAATATTATAAACTAAATGTTACACACTAA
- a CDS encoding NAD(P)H-quinone oxidoreductase, with product MKAIHITRSGGPEVLELQETPKPIPQKKQVLIKVKAAGINRSDVITREDIETYGKSSSQTIIPGLEVSGIIEEIGTEVKDKKVGDKVCALIPDGGYAEYVAVDSSHCLPIPEGVSLEDAAGIPETVFTVWFNVFMMGKLQSGEKLLIHGGTSGIGTMGLQMAKALGCETYSTAGTAEKVDFLKKMGVDHVINYKDQAFEEVWKDEKIDVILDMVGGDYTLKNLGILNNKGRLIFINGMKNVDTTINILMIMAKSLTITGNFLKPQPTEVKAQIAQEVEKNIWPMFDSKKIYPVIYKKMPLAEAADAHRLMESSDHIGKILLTMD from the coding sequence ATGAAAGCAATCCATATCACCAGATCTGGCGGGCCGGAAGTTTTAGAACTTCAGGAAACGCCAAAGCCCATTCCGCAGAAAAAACAGGTTCTCATTAAAGTAAAAGCGGCAGGCATCAACCGCAGTGATGTGATTACCCGGGAAGATATTGAAACCTATGGTAAAAGTTCATCACAGACCATCATTCCTGGTTTGGAAGTTTCAGGGATCATTGAAGAAATAGGTACTGAAGTCAAAGATAAAAAAGTCGGCGACAAGGTTTGTGCCCTCATACCCGATGGCGGTTATGCAGAATATGTCGCGGTCGATAGCTCGCACTGTCTTCCTATCCCCGAGGGTGTGAGTCTGGAAGATGCGGCTGGTATTCCGGAAACCGTTTTTACGGTCTGGTTCAATGTTTTTATGATGGGTAAACTACAGTCGGGCGAAAAATTACTCATTCATGGCGGAACCAGTGGCATCGGAACCATGGGATTGCAAATGGCAAAAGCTTTGGGCTGCGAAACCTACAGCACTGCTGGAACGGCAGAAAAGGTAGATTTCTTAAAAAAGATGGGCGTTGATCATGTCATCAATTACAAAGATCAAGCTTTTGAAGAAGTTTGGAAAGATGAAAAGATAGATGTAATTCTCGATATGGTCGGTGGAGATTATACGCTAAAGAATCTTGGTATTCTCAATAATAAAGGCCGTCTTATTTTTATTAACGGCATGAAAAACGTTGACACCACTATTAATATCCTAATGATTATGGCCAAGAGCCTCACCATTACAGGAAATTTTCTAAAACCCCAGCCAACTGAAGTGAAAGCCCAAATTGCGCAGGAAGTAGAAAAAAACATCTGGCCTATGTTCGATTCCAAAAAAATCTATCCGGTAATTTATAAAAAAATGCCATTAGCAGAAGCTGCCGATGCGCACCGGTTAATGGAAAGCAGTGACCATATTGGAAAGATTCTTTTAACAATGGATTAG
- a CDS encoding alpha/beta hydrolase, translated as MKKNVYFFILVLFWSQCFSQETGGEFKPVEFPPNYTAQLNITYTKVKEWEGKADLYLNLNSKTPTPVIINIHGGGWNKGVKESQTGFNTFFKAGYAVVNMEYRLSQQATAPAAIEDTRCMLIYLVEHAKDLNIDPKKIVIMGGSAGGHLALMGGLLGNDRRFDNNCMTSKEIRVAAIIDKYGITDVYDWSFGKLKSKSALQWLGSKIADKEFIKSVSPINYVTKNSPPVFIVHGDADPTVPYQQSVDLYRKLQEMGVDSQFISVPGGLHGKFDQEQNREINTAIITFLSKYVN; from the coding sequence ATGAAAAAAAATGTGTATTTTTTTATTCTCGTATTATTTTGGTCCCAGTGTTTTTCTCAGGAAACAGGCGGAGAATTTAAACCTGTAGAGTTCCCCCCGAATTATACAGCACAATTAAACATTACCTATACGAAAGTTAAGGAGTGGGAGGGAAAGGCTGATTTATATTTAAATTTAAACAGCAAGACGCCGACTCCAGTAATCATCAACATTCACGGAGGCGGGTGGAACAAGGGTGTAAAGGAATCTCAAACCGGATTCAATACCTTCTTTAAAGCCGGGTACGCAGTGGTTAATATGGAGTACCGGCTGTCTCAACAGGCAACTGCTCCCGCAGCAATAGAGGACACCCGCTGCATGCTGATCTACCTGGTGGAACATGCAAAGGATCTGAATATTGATCCAAAAAAGATCGTCATCATGGGCGGCAGTGCAGGAGGACACCTTGCCTTAATGGGCGGACTTTTAGGAAACGACCGTCGCTTTGATAATAACTGTATGACTTCTAAAGAGATTAGAGTTGCGGCGATCATTGATAAATATGGTATTACTGACGTCTATGACTGGTCTTTTGGAAAGCTTAAAAGTAAATCTGCATTACAGTGGCTGGGCTCTAAGATAGCCGATAAGGAATTTATAAAATCAGTATCGCCTATCAATTACGTCACTAAAAACAGTCCGCCGGTATTTATCGTTCACGGCGACGCAGACCCCACCGTTCCTTACCAGCAATCCGTTGACTTATACAGGAAACTTCAGGAGATGGGGGTGGACTCGCAGTTTATCAGCGTGCCCGGGGGTCTTCATGGCAAATTTGATCAGGAGCAGAACAGGGAAATTAATACTGCCATTATTACTTTTTTATCAAAATATGTAAATTAG
- a CDS encoding heparinase II/III family protein — translation MKSLKLFYLLFSCFFSNCVFAQNIPSEKIIGADDLPYYLKPEVIQELGGSNTITQAKLAQYFRDKFSERYFYDWKSNDARFKEYVLLYPNAQGTHTKNALDHLAKFEAVTPWKLPFCYKNGEPLNAYAMRHLARQHKMADIAFYYQFQNKNPEYLHYFKDQLKSLNTALTLNRYETIDDGNGVYEAFRSGYRVLNWLQIHNLFLGEKGYSDDDQLLTIATLLQHASSLYETNTEFVPGNHQTRGMSALAMLSILFSDFKDADLWKDRAMGLLQEHLSKEINKDGFQFERTVHYHISDIDNYFFVHQLAKNSHVKIDSILELKLKSLFETLPKIAYPDKSAPVFSDDTNAPWAEKNDISGALTLGFLLFRDPVMGYFASEQVPAIVYWYLSDTQLKLLRNLKAQVPIVQSVDFPETGYFIMREGWNKDDKVMAISNGLDPYKPDHQQGDMLGIQAMANGKVIFIRYVIP, via the coding sequence ATGAAATCCCTCAAACTTTTTTACCTGCTTTTTAGCTGTTTTTTTTCAAATTGCGTATTCGCGCAAAATATTCCTTCAGAAAAAATAATTGGAGCGGATGATCTGCCATATTATTTAAAACCGGAAGTCATTCAGGAATTAGGAGGTTCAAATACGATTACTCAGGCAAAGTTAGCGCAGTATTTCAGGGATAAATTCTCGGAACGCTACTTTTATGACTGGAAAAGCAATGATGCACGATTTAAAGAATATGTTCTGCTTTATCCCAACGCTCAAGGCACGCATACCAAAAATGCGTTGGATCACCTCGCGAAATTCGAGGCGGTAACCCCGTGGAAACTGCCATTTTGTTATAAAAACGGCGAGCCCCTTAACGCATATGCCATGCGTCATTTGGCCCGTCAGCATAAAATGGCAGATATTGCCTTTTATTATCAGTTTCAAAACAAAAACCCGGAATATCTTCACTATTTTAAAGATCAGCTAAAATCATTGAATACCGCCTTAACTCTTAACCGGTATGAAACGATCGATGACGGAAATGGAGTTTATGAAGCTTTCCGTTCCGGTTACCGTGTCTTAAACTGGCTTCAGATTCACAACTTATTTCTGGGAGAAAAAGGCTATAGTGACGATGACCAGCTCCTCACGATTGCCACTTTGCTTCAGCACGCATCGAGTTTATATGAAACCAATACGGAATTTGTACCCGGCAATCATCAAACCAGAGGAATGTCCGCGCTGGCGATGCTCTCCATTCTGTTCAGTGATTTTAAGGATGCGGATTTATGGAAAGACCGTGCGATGGGTCTCCTTCAGGAACATTTATCAAAGGAAATCAACAAAGATGGTTTTCAGTTTGAACGGACGGTACATTATCATATCAGTGACATCGACAATTATTTCTTTGTTCATCAGCTGGCAAAAAACAGTCATGTTAAGATTGATTCTATCTTGGAATTAAAACTGAAGTCTTTATTTGAAACCCTACCGAAAATCGCCTATCCGGATAAATCCGCTCCTGTATTTTCAGATGACACGAATGCGCCGTGGGCGGAAAAAAATGATATTTCCGGTGCTTTAACATTAGGGTTTTTACTTTTTAGAGATCCTGTAATGGGTTATTTTGCAAGTGAGCAGGTTCCGGCAATTGTCTATTGGTATTTAAGTGATACTCAGCTGAAATTGTTGAGGAATTTGAAAGCCCAGGTGCCAATAGTACAATCTGTTGATTTTCCTGAAACCGGTTATTTCATCATGCGTGAAGGCTGGAATAAAGACGATAAAGTAATGGCCATTTCCAACGGCCTTGATCCGTATAAGCCAGATCATCAGCAAGGTGATATGTTAGGTATCCAGGCGATGGCAAACGGAAAGGTGATTTTTATCAGGTACGTTATTCCCTGA
- a CDS encoding MFS transporter: protein MKVKGLRWWIIGLIMVITIINYLDRGTLNYMWVANIEYKLVDKIKLNSGDNQARFIAENNTYELVSKRGEKIVQKAAFVNFKNDGKIVVNRQGIAYELGIVDKDAAPEESSKQAKDQLGVITIFFMIAYGISQLFSGKLYDKIGTRRGFVVSVLVWGFADALTSLSQGKVSLTGFRMMLGLGEAGPWPGATKSNAEWFPQKERAFAQGLFGAAASIGSILAPIIILSLYMSIGWKMTFVVVGVLGILWIIPWLIINKKGPKDHSWITDEERAYIIDNQPENPQSNAVGKTWGELLSNKKNYSVILGRFFLDPIWWMFVTFLPMYLVEEFNLNIKELAYSAWVPYLGAMIGSIAGGWFSGFLIRKGATVDRARKTAMIIGGCIIIPAILGSVMVPNAVLAVILMAFVLGGFQFTMTNIQTLPSDLHDGKSVGSLAGLGGAAAVLGTIIAILFAGQIASWPLLFGLLSALVPLSLVSIFLTIGKIEQIK, encoded by the coding sequence ATGAAAGTTAAAGGATTAAGATGGTGGATTATCGGCTTGATAATGGTCATTACGATTATTAATTATTTGGATAGAGGAACTCTGAATTACATGTGGGTTGCCAATATCGAATATAAGTTAGTAGATAAGATTAAACTAAATTCCGGCGATAATCAGGCACGGTTTATAGCAGAAAACAATACCTACGAACTCGTTTCCAAAAGAGGTGAGAAAATTGTGCAGAAAGCTGCTTTCGTTAATTTCAAAAATGACGGTAAAATTGTTGTCAACAGGCAAGGTATTGCTTACGAATTAGGTATTGTCGACAAAGATGCCGCTCCTGAAGAATCATCGAAACAAGCGAAAGATCAGCTGGGCGTCATTACGATCTTTTTTATGATCGCCTACGGAATCAGCCAGCTTTTTTCCGGTAAATTATATGATAAAATCGGGACACGGCGTGGATTTGTTGTTTCTGTTTTAGTATGGGGATTTGCCGATGCTCTTACCTCACTGTCGCAGGGAAAGGTTTCCTTAACAGGATTTAGAATGATGTTGGGTCTGGGCGAAGCCGGTCCATGGCCAGGTGCTACAAAAAGTAATGCGGAGTGGTTTCCACAGAAGGAACGTGCCTTTGCGCAAGGTCTTTTTGGTGCCGCTGCATCGATAGGTTCAATCTTAGCTCCCATCATTATTTTATCCCTGTATATGTCCATTGGCTGGAAGATGACTTTTGTTGTTGTAGGGGTATTAGGAATACTGTGGATCATTCCATGGCTCATTATTAACAAGAAAGGACCAAAAGATCATTCATGGATCACCGATGAAGAGCGCGCCTATATCATCGACAACCAACCTGAAAACCCGCAAAGTAACGCCGTTGGCAAAACGTGGGGAGAATTGCTTTCCAATAAAAAAAATTATTCCGTCATACTGGGTCGCTTCTTTTTAGATCCTATTTGGTGGATGTTTGTCACCTTTTTACCCATGTATTTGGTAGAGGAATTTAATCTTAACATCAAGGAATTGGCATACTCAGCCTGGGTACCCTATTTGGGTGCAATGATAGGCAGCATCGCAGGAGGTTGGTTTTCTGGATTTTTAATCCGAAAAGGGGCAACAGTGGACCGGGCACGGAAAACGGCCATGATTATAGGTGGATGCATAATCATTCCTGCAATTCTAGGTTCTGTTATGGTACCAAATGCAGTTCTAGCTGTTATTCTGATGGCTTTTGTGCTGGGTGGTTTCCAATTTACAATGACCAATATTCAAACATTACCCAGTGATCTACATGATGGTAAATCAGTAGGCTCATTAGCCGGCCTTGGAGGAGCAGCGGCCGTTTTAGGAACCATAATAGCAATCCTGTTTGCGGGTCAGATCGCCAGCTGGCCATTGTTGTTCGGGTTGCTATCGGCATTAGTTCCTTTGTCTCTGGTATCCATATTCTTAACTATCGGGAAAATTGAACAAATAAAATAA
- a CDS encoding tetratricopeptide repeat protein, protein MEKLSIFSRILLTFKILFSVLFLGFISLAIFFVYVINKEAKFAIGAGTQGTQFSQFIFAKLIKDFPTYSDAFFEKSVPYNKRGFYYEGFQLLNRAVDLNPKEHLGYRGWIKLNKLKDYQGAIKDFEKLDSLTPNYFDVNGGSINYLLAAAYQGAGNFEKSRTFYEKLFKADEKQYPIFPISYVNYGILLGNMGLHRLAIKQFDISLNKSNYKFAESYYNKALIYKKLGEKDSVQILLKRALDSYDQGYKINDIYNEAFNELYRDDIIRQIE, encoded by the coding sequence ATGGAAAAATTGTCGATATTTTCTAGAATTTTATTAACATTTAAAATATTATTTTCCGTTCTCTTTTTAGGTTTTATCTCATTAGCAATATTCTTTGTTTATGTTATTAATAAGGAAGCAAAGTTTGCAATAGGAGCAGGAACGCAAGGAACACAGTTTTCCCAATTTATATTTGCAAAACTGATAAAAGATTTTCCCACTTATTCAGACGCTTTTTTCGAAAAATCTGTACCATACAATAAAAGAGGATTTTATTATGAAGGATTTCAGCTGTTGAATCGAGCAGTGGATTTGAATCCCAAAGAACATTTAGGGTACAGAGGTTGGATAAAATTAAATAAATTAAAAGACTATCAGGGCGCTATAAAAGATTTTGAAAAATTAGATTCTTTAACTCCCAATTATTTTGATGTAAATGGTGGAAGCATTAATTATTTATTGGCTGCTGCTTATCAAGGTGCTGGTAATTTTGAAAAATCTAGAACTTTTTATGAAAAACTATTTAAAGCAGATGAAAAACAATATCCTATTTTTCCTATTAGTTATGTAAATTATGGTATTTTGTTAGGTAATATGGGATTACACAGGCTGGCTATCAAACAATTTGATATTTCCTTAAATAAAAGCAATTATAAATTTGCAGAATCCTATTATAATAAAGCCTTAATCTATAAAAAATTGGGAGAGAAAGATTCTGTACAAATATTATTAAAAAGAGCACTGGACTCCTACGATCAAGGATATAAAATTAATGACATATATAATGAAGCATTTAATGAATTATATCGTGATGATATAATTAGACAAATTGAGTAA